Proteins encoded together in one Pseudomonas sp. Seg1 window:
- the rdgB gene encoding RdgB/HAM1 family non-canonical purine NTP pyrophosphatase, producing the protein MMNLKQLVLASHNAGKLKELQAMLGDSVQLRSIGEWSKVEPEETGLSFVENAILKARNAARISGLPALADDSGLAVDFLGGAPGIYSARYADGKGDAANNAKLLDALKDVPEAERGAQFVCVLALVRHADDPLPILCEGLWHGRILTAASGEHGFGYDPLFWVPERNVSSAELSPADKNQISHRARAMDLLRQRLGLK; encoded by the coding sequence ATGATGAACCTCAAGCAGCTCGTACTGGCCAGCCATAACGCCGGCAAACTCAAAGAACTCCAGGCCATGCTCGGCGACTCGGTGCAACTGCGCTCGATTGGCGAGTGGAGCAAGGTCGAGCCGGAAGAAACCGGTCTTTCGTTTGTCGAGAACGCGATCCTCAAGGCGCGCAATGCCGCACGCATTTCCGGGCTGCCGGCGCTGGCCGACGACTCCGGCCTGGCAGTGGATTTCCTCGGCGGTGCGCCGGGCATCTACTCGGCGCGTTATGCCGACGGCAAAGGCGATGCGGCGAACAACGCCAAGCTGCTCGACGCCCTCAAAGACGTGCCGGAAGCCGAGCGCGGCGCACAGTTCGTCTGCGTGCTGGCGCTGGTGCGCCACGCTGATGATCCGCTGCCGATTCTTTGCGAAGGCCTGTGGCACGGGCGCATCCTGACCGCCGCCAGTGGCGAACACGGTTTTGGCTATGACCCGCTGTTCTGGGTGCCGGAACGTAACGTGTCCAGCGCCGAACTGAGCCCGGCCGACAAGAACCAGATCAGCCACCGCGCCCGTGCAATGGATCTGCTGCGCCAGCGTCTGGGCTTGAAATGA
- the hemW gene encoding radical SAM family heme chaperone HemW: MTRDSSASSLIVGGAASSPRAPLPTLPPLALYIHIPWCVRKCPYCDFNSHTASPVLPEQEYVDALLADLDQDLHAVYGREISSIFFGGGTPSLFSAEALGRLLEGVEQRIPFASDIEITLEANPGTFEQEKFVAYRKLGINRLSIGIQSFQQEKLKALGRIHNGDEAVRAAGMARQAGFDNFNLDLMHGLPDQSLDDALSDLRQAIELKPTHISWYQLTLEPNTVFWNQPPVLPEDDTLWDIQEAGQALLAEHGYAQYEVSAYAQAGRPARHNLNYWSFGDFIGIGAGAHGKLSHPDGRIVRTWKTRLPKDYLNPAKSFQAGEKALTNDEMPFEFLMNALRLTAGVESRLYPERTGLSLDTLAEGRREAEQSGLLQVEPSRLAATERGQLFLNDLLQQFLN; encoded by the coding sequence ATGACCCGTGACTCTTCTGCGTCGTCGCTGATTGTCGGCGGCGCCGCTTCTTCACCTCGGGCGCCGCTGCCGACGCTGCCGCCCCTGGCGCTGTACATCCACATCCCGTGGTGTGTGCGCAAATGCCCGTATTGCGACTTCAACTCGCACACCGCCAGCCCGGTTTTGCCGGAGCAGGAATACGTCGACGCGTTGCTGGCTGATCTCGATCAGGACCTGCACGCGGTTTACGGCCGTGAAATCAGCTCGATCTTCTTCGGTGGCGGCACGCCGAGCCTGTTCAGCGCCGAGGCCCTAGGGCGTTTGCTGGAAGGCGTCGAGCAGCGCATTCCGTTCGCCTCCGACATCGAAATCACTCTGGAAGCCAATCCCGGCACCTTCGAACAAGAGAAGTTCGTCGCGTACCGCAAGCTGGGGATCAATCGCCTGTCGATCGGCATCCAGAGTTTCCAGCAGGAAAAACTCAAGGCGCTCGGTCGCATCCACAACGGCGACGAAGCGGTGCGTGCGGCCGGCATGGCGCGACAGGCAGGGTTCGATAACTTCAACCTCGACTTGATGCACGGCTTGCCCGATCAGTCGCTGGACGACGCATTGAGCGATTTGCGCCAGGCCATCGAACTGAAGCCGACGCACATTTCCTGGTATCAGCTGACGCTGGAACCGAACACGGTGTTCTGGAACCAACCGCCCGTGCTACCGGAAGACGACACGCTGTGGGACATTCAGGAAGCCGGGCAAGCGCTGCTGGCCGAGCACGGTTACGCGCAATACGAAGTGTCGGCCTATGCCCAGGCCGGACGCCCGGCGCGGCATAACCTCAACTACTGGAGTTTCGGCGACTTCATCGGTATCGGTGCGGGTGCGCATGGCAAGCTCAGTCATCCGGACGGGCGCATCGTGCGCACCTGGAAAACGCGCCTGCCGAAGGACTACCTCAATCCGGCGAAAAGCTTCCAGGCCGGCGAGAAGGCCCTGACCAACGACGAAATGCCGTTCGAGTTTCTGATGAACGCTTTACGCCTGACCGCAGGTGTCGAATCGCGTCTGTATCCGGAGCGCACCGGCCTGTCGCTGGACACGCTTGCCGAAGGCCGGCGCGAGGCCGAACAAAGCGGTCTGTTGCAGGTCGAACCGTCACGTCTGGCGGCCACCGAGCGCGGACAGCTGTTCCTCAACGACTTGCTGCAACAATTTCTGAACTGA
- a CDS encoding DUF3392 domain-containing protein: MDLILDLLATVSRWSRSNLSEIALALVGCLLVLFGADFKGWVEQRLGSIAGALRVPLMALLCVIGSGAALIYATPWVIKGLSQFNNYSLAPVLLVVLVLIGVVADRR, encoded by the coding sequence ATGGATTTGATACTCGACCTGCTCGCCACCGTCTCCCGCTGGAGCCGCAGCAACCTCTCGGAAATCGCCCTCGCGTTGGTTGGTTGCCTGCTGGTGCTGTTCGGCGCCGACTTCAAAGGCTGGGTCGAGCAACGCCTGGGCAGCATCGCCGGCGCCCTGCGCGTACCGCTGATGGCCCTGCTGTGCGTCATCGGCAGCGGCGCCGCACTGATCTACGCCACACCGTGGGTGATCAAGGGGCTGAGCCAGTTCAACAACTACAGCCTGGCGCCGGTGTTGTTGGTGGTGCTGGTATTGATTGGCGTCGTCGCTGACCGCCGCTAA
- a CDS encoding RNA 2'-phosphotransferase, translated as MSKKLLDETSKFLSYVLRHEPQAIGLTLDSEGWANIEALISGAARDGRTLDRALIETVVASNDKKRFSISEDGQQIRAVQGHSTKSVELQLEAKQPPETLYHGTATRFMNSINQQGLIPGSRHHVHLSAETTTASAVGQRYGTVVILKVAARQMQEQGFKFYQAENGVWLTEQVPVRFISTL; from the coding sequence ATGAGTAAAAAACTGCTGGATGAAACAAGCAAATTTCTCAGCTACGTGCTGCGCCACGAGCCTCAAGCCATTGGCCTGACGCTGGACTCTGAAGGCTGGGCGAATATCGAAGCGCTGATCAGCGGCGCGGCGCGCGACGGTCGCACTCTCGATCGCGCACTGATCGAAACCGTCGTGGCGAGCAACGACAAGAAGCGCTTTTCGATTTCCGAGGACGGCCAGCAGATCCGCGCCGTGCAGGGTCACTCGACCAAGAGCGTGGAGCTGCAACTTGAGGCAAAGCAGCCACCAGAAACGCTGTATCACGGCACGGCGACGCGCTTCATGAACTCGATCAACCAGCAAGGCTTGATCCCCGGATCGCGGCATCACGTGCATCTCTCGGCAGAAACCACCACCGCCTCAGCCGTAGGTCAACGCTACGGCACCGTGGTCATTCTGAAAGTCGCCGCGCGGCAGATGCAGGAACAAGGCTTCAAGTTCTATCAGGCGGAAAACGGCGTCTGGCTGACAGAGCAAGTGCCGGTGCGCTTCATCTCTACGCTGTAG
- the trmB gene encoding tRNA (guanosine(46)-N7)-methyltransferase TrmB: MTESNDTPIQTEEGDERQHRRIKSFVMRAGRMTEGQQRGLDQGAPKFVLPLADAPVDYDQVFGRSAPRSLEIGFGMGHSLLEMAAAAPDQDFIGVEVHRPGVGALLNGVLTQGLTNLRVYDCDAIEVLNRCIADNSLDRLMLFFPDPWHKSRHHKRRIVQASFAELVRSKLKVGGILHMATDWEPYAEYMLEVMNVAPGYRNLAEDGKCVPRPAERPITKFERRGERLGHGVWDLKFEKLA, from the coding sequence ATGACTGAATCGAACGACACGCCTATCCAGACGGAAGAGGGCGACGAGCGCCAACACCGCCGCATCAAGAGCTTCGTGATGCGCGCCGGGCGCATGACCGAAGGCCAGCAACGCGGTCTGGATCAAGGCGCGCCCAAGTTCGTGCTGCCACTGGCCGACGCGCCGGTGGATTACGATCAAGTGTTTGGCCGCTCGGCACCGCGCTCGCTGGAGATCGGTTTCGGCATGGGTCACTCGCTGCTGGAAATGGCCGCAGCGGCACCGGATCAGGATTTCATCGGCGTTGAAGTACACCGTCCGGGTGTTGGCGCGCTGCTCAACGGCGTGCTGACGCAGGGCCTGACCAACCTGCGCGTCTACGATTGCGACGCGATCGAAGTGCTCAACCGCTGCATCGCCGACAACAGCCTTGATCGCCTGATGCTGTTCTTCCCGGATCCATGGCACAAGAGCCGTCACCACAAGCGTCGCATCGTTCAGGCGTCGTTCGCTGAACTGGTGCGCAGCAAGTTGAAGGTTGGCGGCATTCTGCACATGGCCACCGACTGGGAACCGTACGCCGAATACATGCTGGAAGTGATGAACGTCGCCCCGGGCTACCGCAACCTCGCCGAAGACGGCAAGTGCGTACCGCGCCCGGCCGAACGCCCGATCACCAAGTTCGAACGCCGCGGCGAACGTCTTGGCCATGGCGTCTGGGACCTGAAGTTCGAAAAACTCGCTTAA
- a CDS encoding thiazole synthase, whose product MSIVRSDKPFVLAGRTYQSRLLVGTGKYRDMEETRQAIEASGAEIVTFAVRRTNLGQIEGEPNLLDVLSPDRYTFLPNTAGCYDAIEAVRTCRLARELLDGHNLVKLEVLADQKTLFPNVIETLKAAETLVKEGFDVMVYTSDDPIIARQLAEIGCIAVMPLAGLIGSGLGICNPYNLQIILEEAKIPVLVDAGVGTASDATIAMELGCDAVLMNSAIAHAGQPVMMAQAMQHAIVAGRLAYLAGRMPKKLYASASSPLDGLIK is encoded by the coding sequence ATGAGCATCGTTCGTAGCGACAAGCCTTTCGTCTTGGCCGGTCGTACTTACCAGTCGCGTTTGCTGGTCGGTACCGGCAAGTACCGTGACATGGAAGAAACCCGTCAGGCCATCGAAGCCTCGGGTGCCGAGATCGTCACCTTCGCCGTGCGCCGTACCAACCTGGGCCAGATCGAGGGCGAGCCGAACCTGCTCGACGTGTTGTCGCCGGATCGCTATACCTTTCTGCCGAACACCGCCGGCTGCTACGACGCTATCGAAGCCGTGCGCACTTGCCGTCTGGCCCGTGAGCTGCTCGACGGCCACAACCTGGTGAAGCTGGAAGTGCTGGCCGACCAGAAAACCCTGTTCCCTAACGTGATCGAAACCCTCAAGGCCGCCGAAACGCTGGTCAAGGAAGGCTTCGACGTGATGGTTTACACCAGCGATGACCCGATCATTGCCCGGCAACTGGCGGAGATCGGCTGCATTGCAGTCATGCCGCTGGCCGGTCTGATCGGTTCCGGTCTGGGGATCTGCAACCCGTACAACCTGCAGATCATCCTCGAAGAAGCAAAAATTCCGGTGCTGGTCGATGCCGGTGTCGGTACTGCTTCCGACGCCACCATCGCCATGGAACTGGGCTGCGATGCCGTGCTGATGAACTCGGCCATCGCCCACGCCGGGCAACCGGTGATGATGGCGCAAGCCATGCAACACGCGATCGTCGCGGGCCGTCTGGCCTACCTCGCCGGCCGCATGCCGAAAAAACTCTATGCCAGCGCCTCTTCGCCGCTGGATGGTCTGATCAAGTAA
- the thiS gene encoding sulfur carrier protein ThiS: MRIQLNGESLELPDGETVAALLTRLELTGRRVAVELNLDIVPRSQHADTTLNDGDNVEVVHAIGGG; encoded by the coding sequence ATGCGCATTCAGTTGAACGGCGAATCCCTTGAACTGCCCGACGGTGAAACCGTTGCGGCCCTGCTGACCCGTCTGGAACTGACCGGACGCCGGGTAGCGGTCGAACTCAATCTGGATATCGTCCCGCGCAGCCAGCATGCCGACACCACGCTCAACGACGGCGACAACGTCGAAGTCGTGCACGCCATCGGCGGCGGCTAG
- a CDS encoding DUF423 domain-containing protein: MLRGFLMLAAFFGFTGVALGAFAAHGLKNRLTPEYLAIFHTGVTYQLVHTLALFGVALLATQIQGRLVTWAGVSFTVGIVLFSGSLYALTTTGISKLGIITPFGGLAFLAGWVCLGLAAWRLQPTA, encoded by the coding sequence ATGCTGCGTGGCTTTCTGATGCTGGCCGCTTTTTTTGGTTTCACCGGCGTTGCCTTGGGTGCTTTCGCCGCCCACGGTTTGAAAAACCGCCTCACGCCCGAGTATCTGGCGATTTTCCATACCGGCGTCACCTATCAACTGGTGCACACCCTGGCGTTGTTCGGCGTAGCGCTGCTGGCCACGCAAATTCAGGGGCGACTGGTTACTTGGGCCGGTGTTTCGTTCACCGTCGGCATCGTCCTGTTCTCCGGCAGTCTTTACGCGCTGACCACCACCGGCATTAGCAAGCTTGGCATCATCACCCCGTTCGGTGGTCTGGCATTTCTGGCCGGTTGGGTATGCCTGGGGCTCGCCGCCTGGCGCTTGCAACCCACCGCTTGA
- the mtgA gene encoding monofunctional biosynthetic peptidoglycan transglycosylase, which yields MLRTIFRRLTKALLWFAGGSVLLVLLFRFVPPPGTALMVERKVESWVDGEPIDLQRTWKPWDEISDDLKVAVMAGEDQKFPEHWGFDFGAIQAALAHNELGGSIRGASTLSQQVSKNLFLWAGRSYLRKGLEAWFTALIEVFWPKQRILEVYLNSVEWDDGVFGAEAAARHHFGVSAKSLSRQQASYLAAVLPNPRVWSASHPTAYVSRRAGWIRQQMSQLGGTSYLLGLNDSRRAPWAQ from the coding sequence ATGCTGCGTACTATTTTTCGTCGTCTCACGAAGGCCCTGCTCTGGTTCGCGGGTGGCAGCGTATTGCTGGTGTTGCTGTTTCGCTTCGTGCCGCCACCGGGCACGGCATTGATGGTCGAGCGTAAAGTCGAATCCTGGGTCGACGGTGAGCCAATCGACCTGCAACGCACCTGGAAACCGTGGGACGAGATCTCCGATGACCTCAAAGTGGCCGTCATGGCTGGCGAGGATCAGAAGTTTCCCGAGCATTGGGGTTTTGATTTCGGCGCCATCCAGGCTGCACTGGCGCACAACGAACTGGGCGGCTCGATCCGAGGCGCCAGCACATTGAGCCAGCAGGTGTCGAAGAACCTGTTTCTGTGGGCCGGCCGTAGCTATCTGCGCAAAGGTCTGGAAGCGTGGTTTACCGCGCTGATCGAGGTTTTCTGGCCCAAGCAGAGGATTCTTGAGGTGTACCTGAACAGTGTCGAGTGGGATGACGGTGTGTTCGGCGCTGAAGCAGCGGCCCGCCATCACTTTGGTGTGAGCGCGAAGTCCCTGTCACGGCAGCAGGCGAGTTATCTGGCGGCAGTATTGCCGAATCCTCGCGTCTGGAGCGCGAGTCATCCGACGGCGTACGTGTCGCGCCGTGCCGGATGGATTCGGCAGCAGATGAGTCAATTGGGTGGGACCAGTTATCTGCTGGGGCTCAATGATTCGCGCCGGGCACCTTGGGCGCAATAG
- the rpoH gene encoding RNA polymerase sigma factor RpoH: MTNSLQPAYALVPGANLEAYVHTVNSIPLLTPEQERELAESLYYEQDLGAARQMVLAHLRFVVHIARSYSGYGLAQADLIQEGNVGLMKAVKRFNPEMGVRLVSFAVHWIKAEIHEFILRNWRIVKVATTKAQRKLFFNLRSQKKRLAWLNNEEVHRVAESLGVEPREVREMESRLTGHDMAFDPAAEADDDSAFQSPANYLEDHRYDPARQLEDADWSDNSNHNLHEALEVLDERSRDILYQRWLAEEKATLHDLAQKYNVSAERIRQLEKSAMNKLKLSIAA; this comes from the coding sequence ATGACCAATTCTTTGCAACCTGCGTACGCGTTGGTTCCGGGTGCGAACCTGGAAGCCTATGTGCACACCGTCAACAGCATTCCATTGCTGACGCCGGAGCAGGAGCGTGAACTGGCCGAGAGTCTCTACTATGAGCAGGATTTGGGGGCGGCTCGGCAGATGGTGCTCGCCCACCTGCGTTTTGTCGTACACATTGCCCGTAGCTATTCCGGCTACGGTCTGGCTCAGGCTGACCTGATCCAGGAAGGTAACGTCGGCCTGATGAAGGCCGTCAAACGCTTCAACCCGGAAATGGGTGTGCGTCTGGTGTCGTTCGCCGTGCACTGGATCAAGGCGGAAATTCACGAGTTCATCCTGCGCAACTGGCGCATTGTGAAAGTCGCGACCACCAAGGCCCAGCGCAAGCTGTTCTTCAACCTGCGCAGCCAGAAGAAACGTCTGGCGTGGCTGAACAACGAGGAAGTCCACCGTGTGGCGGAAAGCCTTGGCGTCGAGCCGCGGGAAGTGCGCGAGATGGAAAGTCGCCTGACCGGCCATGACATGGCCTTCGACCCGGCTGCGGAAGCAGACGACGACAGTGCTTTCCAGTCGCCGGCCAACTATCTGGAAGACCACCGGTACGACCCGGCGCGTCAACTGGAAGATGCCGACTGGAGCGACAACTCCAACCACAACCTGCACGAAGCGCTGGAAGTGCTGGACGAGCGCAGCCGTGACATTCTCTACCAGCGCTGGCTGGCAGAAGAGAAAGCCACGCTGCACGACCTGGCGCAGAAGTACAACGTGTCGGCCGAGCGTATTCGTCAGCTCGAAAAGAGTGCGATGAACAAGCTCAAGTTGTCGATCGCCGCCTAA
- the ftsX gene encoding permease-like cell division protein FtsX, with protein MSATRSPKVSERVAPKAADPQPPKKKKHDDDDGPDFATLLRAWIESHRASLLDSLRRLGKQPIGSFFTCMVMAVALSLPMGLSLLLNNVERLGGSWQRAAQISLYLQLDASPEQGESLREQIKGMPGVADAEYVGRDQALEEFQQQSGLGEALRELPENPLPGVVLVTPNEVDKSTLEALRQKLSELPKVQQAQLDLVWVERLAAILKLGDRFVFGLTVLLVSALLLVIGNTIRLHIENRRTEIEVIKLVGGTDSYVRRPFLYMGALYGFGAGLLSWGVLAFGLNWLNDAVVGLAGLYGSDFALAGVPVADGLSLLLGAVLLGYIGAWIAVARHLRELAPK; from the coding sequence ATGAGTGCGACACGCAGTCCGAAGGTTTCCGAGCGCGTGGCCCCGAAAGCCGCTGATCCGCAGCCGCCGAAGAAGAAAAAGCACGACGATGACGATGGTCCTGATTTCGCTACGCTGTTGCGTGCCTGGATCGAAAGCCATCGCGCCAGTCTGCTCGACAGCCTGCGCCGACTCGGCAAGCAGCCGATCGGCAGCTTCTTTACCTGCATGGTGATGGCGGTGGCGTTGAGCTTGCCGATGGGCTTGTCACTGTTGCTCAATAATGTCGAGCGTCTTGGCGGTTCGTGGCAGCGTGCGGCGCAGATTTCGCTGTACCTGCAACTCGATGCAAGCCCGGAGCAGGGCGAGTCATTGCGCGAGCAGATCAAAGGCATGCCCGGCGTAGCTGATGCTGAATATGTCGGCCGCGATCAGGCGTTGGAAGAGTTCCAGCAGCAGTCAGGATTGGGTGAAGCCCTGCGCGAGCTGCCGGAAAACCCGCTGCCGGGCGTGGTGCTGGTCACCCCGAACGAAGTCGACAAGTCGACGCTGGAAGCATTAAGACAAAAACTTTCCGAGCTGCCCAAGGTACAACAGGCGCAACTTGATCTAGTCTGGGTCGAGCGTCTGGCCGCCATCCTCAAGCTCGGCGATCGTTTTGTCTTCGGTCTGACAGTGCTGCTGGTTTCTGCATTACTTTTGGTGATAGGCAATACCATTCGTCTTCATATCGAAAACCGCCGCACCGAGATAGAAGTGATTAAACTCGTCGGCGGCACCGACAGCTATGTGCGGCGTCCCTTCCTTTATATGGGCGCGTTGTACGGTTTCGGTGCGGGGCTGTTGTCCTGGGGAGTGTTGGCGTTCGGCCTGAACTGGCTGAACGACGCGGTGGTTGGGCTGGCCGGCTTGTACGGCAGTGATTTCGCGCTGGCCGGAGTGCCAGTTGCCGACGGTCTGTCGCTCTTGCTTGGCGCGGTGCTGTTGGGTTATATCGGTGCATGGATTGCAGTCGCACGTCATCTCAGGGAGCTGGCGCCGAAGTAG
- the ftsE gene encoding cell division ATP-binding protein FtsE, whose product MIRFEQVGKRYPNGHVGLHELSFRVRRGEFLFVTGHSGAGKSTLLRLLLAMERPTSGKLLLAGQDLSTISNAQIPFLRRQIGVVFQNHQLLFDRTVFNNVALPLQILGLSKAEIAKRVDSALERVALSDKTDLYPGDLSTGQQQRVGIARAIVHRPALLLADEPTGNLDPRLAAEIMGVFEDINRLGTSVLIASHDLALIARMRHRMLTLQRGRLIGDGEAGV is encoded by the coding sequence ATGATTCGTTTCGAACAGGTCGGTAAACGCTACCCGAACGGTCACGTCGGCTTGCATGAGCTGAGCTTTCGAGTCCGTCGTGGCGAGTTCTTGTTTGTCACCGGCCACTCCGGTGCCGGTAAGTCCACACTGTTGCGCCTGTTGCTGGCGATGGAGCGTCCGACCAGCGGCAAGCTGCTGCTCGCCGGGCAAGACCTGAGCACCATCAGCAACGCGCAGATTCCGTTCCTGCGCCGGCAGATCGGCGTGGTCTTCCAGAATCACCAGTTGCTGTTTGATCGCACGGTGTTCAACAACGTCGCGTTGCCGCTGCAGATTCTCGGACTGTCCAAGGCCGAGATCGCCAAGCGCGTTGATTCGGCGCTGGAGCGTGTGGCGTTGTCGGACAAAACCGATCTGTACCCGGGCGACCTGTCCACCGGTCAGCAACAGCGCGTCGGCATTGCGCGCGCCATCGTTCACCGCCCGGCCCTGCTGCTGGCGGACGAACCGACCGGTAACCTCGACCCGCGTCTGGCGGCCGAGATCATGGGCGTGTTCGAAGATATCAACCGTTTGGGCACCAGCGTGCTGATCGCCAGTCACGACCTGGCACTGATCGCGCGCATGCGTCACCGCATGCTGACCCTGCAACGTGGCCGATTGATCGGTGACGGGGAGGCCGGGGTATGA
- the ftsY gene encoding signal recognition particle-docking protein FtsY codes for MFGSNDDKKTPAAAGEKKSLFGWLRKKPQEPVVEQPPAIPEPVPAPAPVIEEEPAPIVLPIAEPVLQPAAEPEPETPVIAEAPLTPVAEPWLTLPVAEEPVALVEEAAPHVTPVIPAPAAFIPEVAPAPVVEPAPVVAEPVVPEPVAPVVAAPVAPVIHQPAPAPVVAAPVLPVEVVAETPVEAPRTEETKAGFFARLKQGLSKTSASIGEGMASLFLGRKTIDDDLLDDLETRLLTADVGVEATTQIIQRLTQKVARKELADSDALYKSLQAELAAMLKPVEQPLKIVSQNKPFVILVVGVNGAGKTTTIGKLAKKLQLEGKKVMLAAGDTFRAAAVEQLQVWGERNKIPVIAQHTGADSASVIFDAVQAAKARGIDVLIADTAGRLHTKDNLMEELKKVRRVIGKLDADAPHEVLLVLDAGTGQNAINQAKQFNQTVELTGLALTKLDGTAKGGVIFALAKQFGLPIRYIGVGEGIDDLRTFEAEPFVQALFAERERS; via the coding sequence ATGTTTGGTTCCAACGACGACAAGAAGACCCCAGCTGCGGCTGGCGAAAAGAAAAGCCTGTTCGGATGGCTGCGTAAGAAACCGCAGGAACCCGTCGTCGAACAGCCGCCCGCGATTCCTGAGCCCGTTCCGGCGCCTGCTCCAGTCATAGAAGAAGAGCCGGCACCGATCGTGCTGCCGATCGCCGAGCCGGTGCTGCAACCGGCCGCCGAACCTGAGCCTGAAACCCCTGTGATTGCCGAGGCGCCGCTGACCCCGGTAGCCGAGCCGTGGCTGACGTTGCCAGTGGCGGAAGAGCCGGTAGCGTTGGTTGAAGAGGCTGCGCCGCATGTCACGCCAGTGATTCCCGCGCCTGCCGCGTTCATTCCCGAGGTGGCTCCGGCGCCGGTGGTCGAACCTGCGCCTGTTGTAGCTGAGCCTGTTGTTCCGGAGCCAGTTGCCCCGGTAGTTGCTGCTCCCGTAGCTCCAGTCATTCATCAGCCAGCACCTGCACCGGTTGTCGCTGCGCCAGTATTGCCGGTTGAAGTGGTTGCCGAAACGCCCGTCGAAGCCCCGCGCACTGAAGAAACCAAAGCCGGTTTCTTCGCCCGTCTCAAGCAAGGCCTGTCGAAGACCAGCGCCAGCATCGGCGAGGGTATGGCCAGCCTGTTCCTCGGCCGTAAAACCATCGATGACGATCTGCTTGATGACCTCGAAACCCGTCTGCTCACCGCCGACGTTGGCGTCGAAGCCACCACGCAGATCATCCAGCGCCTGACCCAGAAGGTCGCACGCAAGGAACTGGCCGACTCCGACGCACTGTACAAATCCCTGCAAGCCGAGCTGGCCGCTATGCTTAAGCCGGTCGAGCAGCCGCTGAAGATCGTTTCGCAGAACAAGCCATTCGTGATTCTGGTGGTCGGCGTCAACGGCGCCGGCAAGACCACCACCATCGGCAAACTGGCGAAGAAGCTGCAACTGGAAGGCAAGAAAGTCATGCTCGCCGCCGGTGATACCTTCCGCGCCGCCGCCGTTGAGCAGTTGCAGGTCTGGGGTGAGCGCAACAAGATCCCGGTGATCGCCCAGCACACTGGCGCGGACTCGGCTTCGGTGATCTTCGATGCCGTACAAGCCGCCAAGGCCCGTGGCATTGATGTGCTGATCGCTGACACCGCCGGTCGTCTGCACACCAAAGACAACCTGATGGAAGAACTGAAAAAGGTTCGCCGGGTGATCGGCAAGCTTGACGCCGATGCGCCGCACGAAGTGCTGCTGGTGCTAGACGCCGGTACTGGCCAGAACGCCATCAACCAGGCCAAGCAATTCAACCAGACCGTCGAACTGACCGGCCTGGCGCTGACCAAGCTCGACGGCACCGCCAAGGGCGGGGTGATCTTCGCCCTGGCCAAGCAGTTTGGCCTGCCGATTCGTTACATCGGCGTCGGTGAAGGCATCGACGATTTGCGTACCTTTGAAGCCGAACCCTTTGTCCAGGCACTGTTTGCCGAGCGGGAGCGTTCATGA